Genomic DNA from Burkholderia plantarii:
CATGCATCAGGCGAGCAGCGATTCGGTCATGCGCGCGAGCAGATACTGCTGGAAGTCCGCCGCGACTTCCGGATGCCGCAACGCAAATTCCACTGTCGCCTTCAGATAGCCGAGCTTGCTGCCGCAATCGAAACGCGTGCCGTCGTACCGGTACGCGAGCACCTGCTCGTCGGCGAGCAGCGACTGAATCGCGTCGGTCAGCTGCAGTTCGCCGCCGGCGCCGGGCTTCAGGCGGCGAAGATGGTCGAAGATCTTCGGCTTCAGCACGTAGCGGCCCACGACGCCGAAGTTCGACGGCGCCAGCGCGGGCTCGGGCTTCTCGACGATGCCCGACAGCTTGAAGAGATCGTCTTCCCAGCGCCTGCCGTCGATCACGCCATACGATTTCGATTCTTCCGGGGCGATTTCCTCGACACCGATGACCGACGCATGATAGTGGTCGAATACGTTGATCATCTGGCGCAGCACCGGTGTCGGTCCGTCGAGCAGGTCGTCGGCGAGAATCACGGCGAACGGATTGTCCCCCACCAGTTTCTCGGCGCACATGACGGCATGGCCGAGGCCGAGGGCTTCGGCCTGACGGACATAAAAGCAGTCGACGTGACCCGGCTTGATACCGCGGACCAGCGCCAGCAGTTTTTCCTTGCCGCGTGCCTCGAGCTCGGCTTCAATTTCGTAGAACTTATCGAAATGATCCTCGATCGCGCGCTTGCTGCGCCCGGTGACGAAGATCATCTCGGTTATGCCTGCCTCGATGGCTTCCTCGACCGCGTACTGGATCAAGGGCTTGTCCACGACCGGCAGCATCTCCTTCGGACTCGCCTTGGTGGCGGGCAGGAAGCGGGTGCCGAGCCCGGCGACCGGGAATACGGCTTTGGTGACTTTCAACATGGTAGTGGTTCCATTGGGTCGAATGACGGGCGGACACCTCGGCATCTGGCGCCGCCGCCGGAGGAGGCCGGCGTGTTCGACGCGGCGCCGGCTCGTCCCGAAGGCCGGCGCGTACTGCTCGGTGAATCGTAAATCGAGTCGCCCGCCGGGCGGCGACTGAATCCTGGATGGATCCGACAGCTTTTCAGACCCGGCCCCCGCGATCCGGCGACACGAGCCTGCATGGCGGATTTCAGCTGGCTTTTGTCGGCCCGGGTGTCCTCGCCTGGCATAGGGTGAGCGTCGACAACCCGATATCCGGGCAGCGCGGGCGGCGCACACGCATCAGCCGATGTGCTCGGTGGCCGCGCAATCAGGAGAAGTCATGGCGGAACAGGACGATATCTTCGGCGCGATCAAGGCGCTCAACCTCGCTTACCTCGGCCTCATGCAGCAGATGTTGCTGATCGATCCGGAGGCGGCGACGCGCGAACTGGGCATCTCGGAGCGGACCGCCGCGTGGATCGCCGCGTTGACGCCCGACCAGATCGAGGAACTGGCCGGGCACGGCGAACCGCTTTGCGAGTTGCGCGAGGACATGATTCCGACCCGCACGTGAGCTGGTGCGGCGCCGGTCGCCGCGGCGCGGGCGGGCACCGGCACGGTCGACGAATGCGCGAGCGGCGCGACCTTGGGCAGTTCGCCGCCGAGTGCGCGCCGTGATCGGCATGCCTTGACGGCCGGGGGGACGAGCGGCGGCAAGCCTCGCCGTGTACGGCATACGGCACCCGGCGAATTCCGGGGCGCCCGCCCTGCACACGCCGTCGACCCCGGCGCGAGCCCCGCGAGCCCCGCGAGCCCGAATCGCGGCGCGGGGAGGCCACGCCCTCGCGCGATCGGGCAAGCTCCGGAGCCGCCCCGCTTTTCCGGTTCGGCCCGGATACGGCACGTCGCATCCGGGCGGCAACGGGCGCAGCGGGACTTGCGCGTGAACGGGGTCGGCGGGGTCGGCGGCTTTGCCGTGGCGCCGGTTCACCGGGGACTGTCGCGTGGCCGCGATCTCACGCGGCCGGCAGGGGGCGCCAGGTCCGCCCGATCGGCAACCTCAAGTCAATAAGCCCCCGTCCACCGTGATGATGGTGCCCGTGACGTGCCGGGCCGCCGGGCTTGCAAGGAACACGACGGCTGCCGCGATGTCTGCCGGCGCAGCGAAGCGTCCTAGCGGCGTGAGGCTGCGCTGGAAGTCC
This window encodes:
- the galU gene encoding UTP--glucose-1-phosphate uridylyltransferase GalU, with product MLKVTKAVFPVAGLGTRFLPATKASPKEMLPVVDKPLIQYAVEEAIEAGITEMIFVTGRSKRAIEDHFDKFYEIEAELEARGKEKLLALVRGIKPGHVDCFYVRQAEALGLGHAVMCAEKLVGDNPFAVILADDLLDGPTPVLRQMINVFDHYHASVIGVEEIAPEESKSYGVIDGRRWEDDLFKLSGIVEKPEPALAPSNFGVVGRYVLKPKIFDHLRRLKPGAGGELQLTDAIQSLLADEQVLAYRYDGTRFDCGSKLGYLKATVEFALRHPEVAADFQQYLLARMTESLLA
- a CDS encoding flagellar transcriptional regulator FlhD, giving the protein MAEQDDIFGAIKALNLAYLGLMQQMLLIDPEAATRELGISERTAAWIAALTPDQIEELAGHGEPLCELREDMIPTRT